A region of Moorena producens PAL-8-15-08-1 DNA encodes the following proteins:
- a CDS encoding DUF2358 domain-containing protein: MNTNRYNNTQDPDQKEILSPIAQILQQDYQRFPADQTYSIYASDVYFKDPLNQFRGLERYKKMIAFINRWFLEPHLDLQHISQSGDTIKTRWTLSWTTPLPWKPRMTIPGWSELKLNAEGLIVSHIDYWDCSRLDVLKQLLYSNVK, from the coding sequence ATGAATACAAATCGGTATAATAACACTCAAGACCCTGACCAAAAAGAGATTCTCAGTCCTATAGCCCAAATTCTCCAACAAGACTATCAAAGGTTCCCAGCTGACCAAACTTATAGCATCTACGCCTCAGACGTCTATTTTAAAGACCCCCTCAACCAATTTCGCGGGCTTGAGCGTTATAAAAAAATGATTGCCTTTATCAATCGCTGGTTCCTCGAGCCCCATCTAGATTTGCAACACATTTCCCAGTCAGGAGATACAATTAAAACCCGCTGGACTCTGAGCTGGACTACGCCATTACCCTGGAAACCTCGAATGACTATTCCTGGCTGGAGCGAGTTAAAGCTGAATGCTGAGGGATTAATTGTTTCTCATATAGATTATTGGGACTGTTCACGCCTGGACGTACTGAAGCAGCTTTTGTACAGTAATGTAAAGTAA
- the smpB gene encoding SsrA-binding protein SmpB produces MSDKGESYKLISDNRQARFRYEILETYEAGIELKGTEVKSIRVGKVNLRDGYGLIRGGEAWLLNVHISPYQNINEYFNHDPRRNRKLLLHRKEINKLTGKLEQQGLTLVPLKIYLKRGLVKVSIGLGRGKKLHDKRETIKRRQDQRDMARALKRY; encoded by the coding sequence ATGAGTGATAAAGGTGAAAGTTATAAACTTATTAGTGATAATCGACAAGCTCGTTTCCGCTACGAAATTTTAGAGACTTACGAGGCCGGGATTGAGTTAAAGGGAACGGAGGTCAAGTCTATCCGAGTTGGCAAGGTCAACTTGCGGGATGGCTATGGGTTGATTCGTGGTGGGGAAGCGTGGCTGCTCAATGTCCATATCTCTCCGTACCAAAATATCAACGAATATTTTAATCATGACCCCCGTCGCAACCGAAAACTACTGCTGCACCGTAAGGAAATTAATAAGCTTACCGGTAAATTAGAACAGCAAGGTTTAACCCTTGTCCCCTTAAAGATTTATTTGAAGCGCGGCTTAGTTAAAGTCAGCATTGGTTTGGGCAGAGGGAAAAAGCTCCATGATAAGCGCGAGACGATCAAGAGGCGTCAGGATCAGCGAGATATGGCAAGGGCTCTCAAACGTTATTGA
- a CDS encoding IS607 family transposase, translating to MTLVPLRKAVELTGLSRNTLRKYADDGTIRCEKTPGGTRFFDTESLLSLGRRQPRQPTTICYCRVSSTKQRDDLARQVAYLHSLFPGAEIIKDIGSGLNYKRKGLKAILERIVRGDQLTIIVACRDRLTRFGFELIEYLVRSYRKSSAAFIVGKLCSIGSWFCSKAALL from the coding sequence ATGACACTCGTGCCACTCCGTAAGGCGGTCGAACTTACGGGACTCTCTAGGAACACTTTAAGGAAGTATGCAGACGATGGGACGATCAGATGCGAAAAAACCCCAGGGGGAACTAGATTTTTTGACACAGAAAGCTTACTTAGTCTTGGGCGGCGACAACCAAGACAGCCAACCACAATCTGTTATTGCCGAGTTAGTTCTACCAAGCAAAGAGACGACCTCGCACGCCAAGTCGCCTACCTACACTCCCTCTTCCCAGGAGCGGAAATCATCAAAGATATCGGGTCGGGACTCAACTACAAAAGGAAAGGACTTAAAGCCATACTGGAGCGAATTGTGCGCGGAGATCAGCTCACAATTATTGTTGCCTGTAGAGACCGACTTACCAGATTTGGGTTTGAACTCATTGAGTACTTGGTTAGAAGTTACCGTAAGAGTAGTGCAGCCTTTATAGTGGGTAAATTATGCAGCATAGGGTCTTGGTTTTGTAGTAAGGCTGCACTACTCTAA
- a CDS encoding DUF4278 domain-containing protein produces MKLSYRGVSYQYHPCEVSTTAVDLTGKYRGVNYRLGSAHPIPLVQDKVNLKYRGVSY; encoded by the coding sequence ATGAAACTTTCTTATCGCGGTGTTAGCTACCAATACCATCCTTGCGAAGTTTCCACCACAGCAGTTGACTTGACTGGCAAGTATCGGGGAGTGAATTACCGATTGGGTAGTGCCCATCCTATACCACTTGTGCAAGACAAAGTCAACCTCAAATATCGTGGCGTTTCTTATTAA
- a CDS encoding RNA-guided endonuclease InsQ/TnpB family protein, whose translation MEKSWFSTNLKAVPSRNLPQIFSPLFTSSLAASTDSESTVRKSKKIRVFLNPEQRLTARKWFGVSRYVFNKTVKILSDGETKANWKAIKTGILTDLPEWCKAVPYQIKSIAIKDACTAVREAKKKYKKTSQINRVRFRSRKNPVQSCYIPKSAVSSKGIYHTKLGEITFAETLPDNICDCRLTSTNGNYYLVVPHEATNTRAENQGRVVALDPGVRTVLMQSLMGETPKTALHRFLTFFSETSVGKIGDGDFSQIQRICSHLDNLLSRISKAKKGQKRRMIKAARRMIIRLQNLVNELHHKAARFLVDNFDVILLPTFETSQMSKKTTRKIRSKTVRNMLSFAHYRFKESLKHKAQETGKVVVDVCEAYTSKTVSWTGELVNIGGSKIIKSKVDGRSMD comes from the coding sequence GTGGAAAAATCCTGGTTCTCGACCAACCTGAAAGCTGTCCCGAGTCGGAACTTACCGCAGATCTTCTCTCCATTATTCACGTCTTCTCTTGCCGCGTCCACGGACTCCGAAAGTACGGTTCGAAAATCAAAGAAGATTCGAGTGTTCCTAAACCCTGAGCAACGTTTAACAGCTCGTAAGTGGTTTGGAGTTTCCCGTTATGTTTTCAATAAAACCGTCAAAATACTCTCTGATGGTGAAACCAAAGCTAATTGGAAAGCCATCAAGACTGGGATATTAACTGACCTCCCTGAGTGGTGCAAAGCAGTACCCTATCAAATCAAATCTATAGCGATAAAGGATGCTTGCACTGCTGTTAGGGAAGCCAAAAAGAAGTACAAAAAGACTTCACAAATCAATCGGGTAAGATTTAGATCTCGCAAGAACCCTGTCCAGTCTTGCTATATCCCTAAGTCAGCAGTGTCCAGTAAAGGGATCTATCACACAAAGCTTGGAGAAATTACCTTTGCCGAGACTCTGCCTGACAATATCTGTGATTGTCGATTGACTAGCACCAACGGGAACTACTACCTGGTAGTTCCCCATGAAGCAACTAATACTAGAGCCGAGAACCAAGGCAGAGTAGTCGCTTTAGACCCCGGAGTTAGGACTGTCTTGATGCAGTCGCTCATGGGGGAAACCCCCAAGACCGCGCTGCATCGCTTTTTGACATTCTTTAGTGAGACTTCTGTTGGAAAGATTGGTGATGGTGATTTCTCCCAGATTCAAAGGATTTGTTCTCATCTCGACAACCTTTTGTCTCGAATAAGTAAAGCTAAGAAAGGACAAAAACGCCGAATGATAAAAGCCGCTAGACGGATGATCATCAGGCTCCAAAATCTTGTAAACGAGCTTCACCATAAAGCGGCTAGGTTTTTAGTTGACAACTTCGATGTGATATTGCTTCCCACTTTTGAGACTTCCCAGATGTCCAAAAAGACTACTCGCAAAATTAGATCGAAGACAGTTCGCAATATGCTTTCTTTTGCTCATTATCGCTTTAAAGAATCTCTAAAACATAAAGCCCAAGAAACTGGGAAAGTCGTCGTAGACGTCTGTGAAGCCTATACGAGTAAGACAGTTAGCTGGACTGGGGAATTGGTCAATATCGGTGGCAGCAAAATTATTAAATCAAAAGTTGATGGTAGATCAATGGATTGA
- a CDS encoding adenylyltransferase/cytidyltransferase family protein: MTGIYTADELQQLMTQESERWRPLVFTNGCFDILHIGHVRYLKIAKSLGSALVVGLNSDQSVNRIKPSQPGYPSRPLVPEIQRAEILATLKPVDGVVIFAETTANRLIEALQPEVYVKGGDYTLSTLPEAQIVQSYGGRIELVQVEFPTSTTQIINRILQAR, translated from the coding sequence ATGACTGGAATCTACACTGCCGATGAATTACAACAGCTGATGACCCAGGAGTCAGAGCGATGGCGACCTCTGGTATTTACTAATGGCTGTTTTGATATACTACACATTGGTCATGTGCGTTACTTAAAGATTGCCAAATCCTTGGGTTCAGCTCTAGTGGTCGGGCTAAATAGTGATCAATCAGTAAACCGCATTAAACCATCACAGCCAGGATATCCTTCCCGACCACTGGTTCCTGAAATACAGAGGGCAGAGATTCTGGCAACTCTCAAACCCGTAGATGGGGTAGTGATTTTTGCTGAAACCACAGCTAATCGTTTAATTGAAGCACTGCAACCAGAGGTGTACGTTAAAGGGGGTGACTACACTTTATCCACTTTACCAGAAGCCCAAATTGTTCAATCCTACGGGGGGCGGATTGAGTTAGTCCAGGTTGAATTTCCTACCTCCACTACTCAAATCATTAACCGCATTCTTCAGGCTCGATAA
- a CDS encoding GAF domain-containing sensor histidine kinase: MAKENQLFCTLDGLTPKEREKKRLKTLRDLGLLEAETVPVFDEATQTTARFLDVPICILGFMVQTQQHIKSAVGLSRIGLMNRVAQSRQLPRSECFCSYVVDSHQMLAINDTVANPVFASSVLVHHYGIRSYLGAPLLTADGECLGTLAVMDLVPRNFTTKDYEFLAITARWSLSEFERNHFLKKERDRFVNWLPNSSREAQHSLEVESDREIYSPKNICLDGITGFNSVHTIKYKLLTQLTQELRTPLTSIMGMASVLSRQVYGSLTDKQKEYLEIVYCSGRQLVLMVDEILCLGIFEENSEQLNLTAVDIEMLCQQAINNLAQIAQQHRQKLHLSVEPGNRIWFLDKEKVRQMLYYLIFSVIYSAEAGGEIRIHVSRKTDLDRANVVSLKIAVWVSHPWLGDGLPQMYGQISELPLQSPSAAAAVANALETPFINERLGISELPSSSNFLCDNQFLSSSFDPESTSWSSESEKIPQNSESRESLGLLLSCHLAKRHRGKISVQGLPELGYRYVITLPKLESPDQNC, translated from the coding sequence ATGGCAAAAGAAAATCAACTTTTTTGTACTCTGGATGGTTTGACTCCTAAAGAACGGGAAAAAAAACGACTGAAAACTCTTCGGGATTTAGGTCTACTCGAAGCAGAAACAGTACCAGTTTTTGACGAGGCAACTCAGACTACTGCCAGATTTTTAGATGTGCCTATCTGCATTTTGGGCTTTATGGTACAAACGCAACAGCACATCAAATCAGCTGTGGGATTATCTAGAATCGGGCTAATGAATCGAGTGGCACAGTCCCGTCAGTTGCCCCGTAGTGAATGCTTTTGTAGCTATGTAGTAGATAGTCATCAAATGTTGGCGATTAATGATACAGTCGCCAACCCTGTCTTTGCTAGTAGTGTACTGGTTCACCACTACGGTATCCGTTCTTACTTAGGTGCACCCCTGTTAACTGCTGACGGAGAATGTTTAGGTACCCTAGCCGTTATGGATTTAGTACCTCGCAATTTTACCACCAAAGATTATGAGTTTTTGGCAATTACCGCTCGCTGGAGTCTCAGTGAATTTGAGCGGAATCATTTTTTGAAAAAAGAGCGTGACCGCTTTGTTAACTGGCTACCTAACTCTTCCAGAGAGGCTCAGCACTCTCTGGAAGTGGAGTCTGATCGGGAAATTTATAGCCCTAAGAATATCTGTCTAGATGGAATAACTGGTTTTAACTCAGTTCACACCATTAAGTACAAATTACTAACTCAGCTGACACAGGAATTGCGCACACCTCTAACATCAATTATGGGAATGGCTAGTGTATTAAGTCGCCAAGTTTATGGGTCTTTGACTGATAAACAAAAAGAATATCTAGAAATTGTTTATTGCAGTGGTCGTCAGCTGGTCTTGATGGTTGATGAAATTCTTTGCTTGGGGATTTTTGAGGAAAACAGCGAACAACTAAATTTAACTGCTGTAGATATTGAAATGCTCTGTCAACAAGCAATTAACAATTTAGCACAGATAGCCCAGCAACATCGACAAAAGTTGCATTTATCTGTAGAGCCAGGGAATCGCATCTGGTTTCTGGATAAAGAAAAGGTCAGACAAATGCTATATTACCTCATATTCAGTGTGATTTACTCGGCTGAAGCAGGGGGTGAAATACGCATCCATGTCTCTCGAAAAACTGATTTGGACAGGGCTAATGTCGTGTCTTTGAAAATCGCGGTTTGGGTTTCTCACCCCTGGCTCGGAGATGGTCTACCTCAGATGTACGGACAAATTTCTGAGTTACCGTTACAATCTCCCTCAGCAGCAGCAGCAGTTGCTAATGCTTTAGAAACCCCATTCATCAATGAACGACTGGGAATAAGTGAACTACCTTCGAGTTCTAACTTCCTCTGTGACAATCAGTTTTTATCCAGTTCTTTTGACCCAGAAAGCACTAGTTGGAGTTCTGAATCGGAAAAAATACCTCAGAATAGTGAATCTCGTGAAAGTTTAGGGCTATTACTAAGCTGCCATTTAGCTAAACGCCATAGAGGAAAAATTTCTGTTCAAGGTTTGCCAGAGTTAGGGTATCGCTACGTGATTACTTTACCTAAATTAGAGTCTCCTGATCAAAACTGTTAA
- a CDS encoding TRC40/GET3/ArsA family transport-energizing ATPase, producing the protein MRVILMTGKGGVGKTSVAAATGLRCAELGYKTLVLSTDPAHSLADSFDIELSHDPRLVRPNLWGAELDALMELEGNWGAVKRYITQVLQARGLDGVQAEELAVLPGMDEIFGLVRMKRHYDEDEYDVLVIDSAPTGTALRLLSLPEVSGWYMRRFYKPLQSMSVALRPLVEPLFKPIAGFSLPDKEVMDAPYEFYEQIEALEKVLTDNQQTSVRLVTNPERMVIKESLRAHAYLSLYNVATDLVVANRIIPDQVTDPFFQRWKENQQQYRQEIHDNFRPLPIKEVPLYCQEMCGIEALERLKETLYGSEDPTQVYYQENTIRVIQHKNEYSLELYLPGIPKDKIQLTQTGDELNVRIGNHRRNLVLPQALAALKPSGAKMEEDYLKIKFATGAVKI; encoded by the coding sequence ATGCGCGTAATTTTGATGACCGGTAAAGGAGGAGTAGGAAAAACCTCTGTAGCCGCTGCTACTGGCTTGCGTTGTGCCGAGTTAGGCTACAAAACCCTAGTTCTGAGTACTGACCCAGCTCACTCCCTAGCAGATAGTTTTGATATTGAACTAAGTCATGACCCCCGATTAGTCCGCCCCAACCTTTGGGGAGCAGAACTTGACGCTCTGATGGAATTGGAAGGAAACTGGGGAGCGGTTAAGCGTTACATTACCCAAGTGCTGCAAGCTAGGGGCTTAGATGGGGTACAGGCAGAAGAATTAGCCGTTCTTCCTGGTATGGATGAAATTTTCGGTCTCGTCCGCATGAAACGTCACTACGATGAAGACGAGTACGATGTTCTGGTTATTGACTCAGCTCCTACTGGTACTGCGCTACGGTTACTGAGCTTACCAGAAGTCAGTGGCTGGTATATGCGCCGTTTTTATAAGCCACTACAAAGTATGTCAGTTGCTCTGAGACCTTTGGTTGAACCGTTATTCAAACCCATTGCTGGCTTTTCTTTACCAGATAAAGAGGTCATGGATGCTCCCTATGAGTTTTATGAACAAATTGAAGCCTTAGAGAAGGTACTCACTGACAACCAACAAACATCAGTGCGTCTGGTTACTAATCCTGAGAGAATGGTGATTAAGGAGTCCTTACGAGCTCATGCTTACTTAAGCCTATACAACGTTGCCACTGATCTAGTTGTTGCGAATCGGATCATTCCTGACCAAGTAACTGACCCATTTTTCCAACGCTGGAAAGAAAATCAGCAACAGTATCGCCAAGAAATTCACGACAATTTCCGGCCTTTACCCATTAAAGAAGTTCCGCTCTATTGTCAAGAAATGTGCGGTATTGAGGCGTTGGAGCGTCTGAAAGAAACCCTGTATGGTTCAGAAGATCCCACTCAAGTGTATTACCAAGAAAACACCATTAGAGTAATACAGCATAAAAATGAGTACAGCCTAGAACTGTACCTACCTGGTATACCCAAAGACAAAATACAGCTTACTCAAACAGGAGATGAATTGAATGTTCGCATTGGTAACCATCGCCGCAATTTAGTCCTCCCCCAAGCTTTAGCTGCCCTAAAACCTTCAGGAGCCAAGATGGAAGAGGATTATCTAAAAATCAAATTTGCCACTGGTGCAGTTAAGATTTGA
- a CDS encoding IctB family putative bicarbonate transporter — protein sequence MNSAWEQFTLSNLQLYRWRATSYLYRLVGLLDAWRQSSLLLQWSDPIGAMIVALVFGLAPFVSNALVGILLIASAGFWVLLTLSDDIGKPKVSPIHLLVFLYWSVATIATALSPVKGAASSGLVKLTLYLLFFALIARVLRSGPLRSWIITLFLHISLIVSIYGLRQWFFGAEALATWVDPTSAAAKLTRVYSYLGNPNLLAGYLIPAVSLSLAAVFVWQGLLPKALALTMVVVNSVCLVLTFSRGGWIGFVVCIFVFLILLVYWYSVQLPPKLRPWAMPALLSSCAGVMLLAVMFVPAIRDRIGSIFVGREDSSNNFRMNVWSAVVDMIRDRPIIGIGPGNNAFNKIYPLFQRPKYTALSAYSIFLETAVEMGLIGMLCFLWLLIITFNQGMQQLSRLRNLGNRQGFWLMGAIATMSGMLAHGLVDTVWYRPQVQTLWWLVVAIIASFYVNPNSDP from the coding sequence ATGAATTCAGCTTGGGAACAGTTTACTCTATCAAATTTACAGCTGTATCGGTGGCGAGCCACTAGCTATTTGTATCGCCTAGTGGGACTCCTAGATGCTTGGCGTCAGAGTAGCTTGCTCCTACAGTGGTCTGACCCAATAGGAGCGATGATAGTTGCTCTGGTGTTCGGTTTAGCTCCTTTTGTCTCCAATGCTCTAGTAGGCATCTTGTTAATTGCAAGTGCAGGGTTCTGGGTATTGCTAACCTTATCCGATGATATAGGAAAGCCGAAGGTAAGCCCCATTCATCTGTTAGTTTTTTTGTACTGGAGTGTTGCCACTATAGCCACCGCACTCTCTCCGGTGAAAGGGGCTGCCTCTAGTGGTTTGGTGAAATTAACCCTTTATTTGTTGTTTTTTGCCCTGATCGCAAGGGTATTGCGTTCCGGTCCGCTTCGTAGCTGGATTATTACCCTGTTTCTCCATATCTCACTAATTGTCAGTATTTACGGCTTGCGGCAGTGGTTTTTTGGGGCTGAAGCATTAGCTACCTGGGTAGACCCGACTTCAGCAGCAGCAAAACTGACACGGGTCTATAGTTATCTGGGCAACCCGAATTTACTAGCTGGTTATCTGATCCCAGCAGTATCATTGAGTTTGGCAGCAGTATTTGTCTGGCAGGGTTTGCTCCCCAAAGCCTTAGCACTGACGATGGTGGTCGTGAATTCAGTTTGTCTAGTGCTAACCTTTAGTCGGGGTGGATGGATTGGTTTTGTTGTTTGTATTTTCGTCTTCTTGATCCTGCTGGTGTATTGGTACAGTGTGCAGTTACCCCCTAAATTACGCCCTTGGGCAATGCCAGCCTTATTAAGCAGTTGTGCTGGGGTGATGCTTCTCGCAGTCATGTTTGTTCCAGCTATACGCGATCGCATTGGTAGTATTTTTGTTGGTCGGGAAGATAGTAGTAACAACTTCCGCATGAATGTTTGGTCTGCTGTGGTGGACATGATTCGTGACCGACCCATCATTGGCATTGGTCCAGGTAACAACGCCTTCAACAAAATCTATCCCCTTTTCCAACGCCCGAAATATACCGCCCTCAGTGCCTATTCCATTTTCCTAGAAACTGCCGTAGAAATGGGTTTGATCGGGATGTTATGTTTCCTTTGGTTGCTGATAATCACCTTCAACCAAGGTATGCAACAACTGAGTCGTCTGAGAAATTTAGGTAATCGTCAGGGATTTTGGCTGATGGGAGCCATTGCTACCATGTCAGGAATGCTCGCCCATGGTCTGGTAGATACCGTTTGGTACCGTCCTCAAGTGCAGACCTTATGGTGGCTAGTCGTTGCCATTATTGCCAGTTTCTATGTCAATCCGAATTCTGACCCGTAA
- a CDS encoding GUN4 domain-containing protein, with protein MSDQTARLPAEVSNTVAELQRQLKSSSEKKQQALIQELANTGTAGLDVLMEFLQEQHANPTILSAGFAYQALHQANMPKTNEFLQTYFPTGVVPLRSEAGIDYTPVQQLLVKQDFLAADRLTLEKLCELAGAAALQRRWLYFSEVDNFPITDLQTIDILWVIHSQGKFGFSVQRELWLSLGKNWEKLWPKIGWKTGNRWTRYPHEFIWDLSAPKGHLPLSNQLRGVRVFSSLLSHPAWSTRI; from the coding sequence ATGAGCGATCAAACGGCCCGGTTACCAGCAGAAGTCTCTAACACAGTTGCCGAACTCCAGCGCCAGCTAAAGTCTAGTTCTGAAAAAAAACAACAGGCTTTGATTCAGGAACTTGCCAACACTGGCACTGCCGGGTTAGACGTGTTAATGGAATTTTTACAGGAGCAACATGCCAACCCGACTATCCTCAGTGCTGGTTTTGCCTATCAAGCCCTCCATCAAGCCAATATGCCCAAAACCAATGAATTTTTGCAAACCTATTTTCCTACTGGGGTTGTACCCCTACGTTCTGAAGCAGGCATTGATTACACACCCGTGCAACAGCTGTTAGTTAAACAAGATTTTCTCGCAGCTGACCGTCTTACTCTCGAAAAACTCTGTGAGTTAGCAGGAGCTGCTGCTCTACAGAGAAGATGGCTGTATTTTTCCGAAGTAGACAATTTCCCGATTACAGATTTGCAAACTATTGATATCTTGTGGGTTATTCACTCTCAAGGCAAATTTGGATTTTCTGTGCAGCGGGAGCTTTGGTTGTCTTTGGGCAAGAACTGGGAAAAACTTTGGCCAAAAATTGGTTGGAAAACTGGCAATCGCTGGACCCGATATCCCCATGAGTTTATCTGGGATCTCAGTGCACCAAAAGGTCATTTGCCTCTTTCCAATCAGCTCAGAGGTGTTCGGGTATTTTCCTCTTTGCTTTCTCATCCAGCTTGGTCTACTCGGATATGA